In Carnobacterium sp. CP1, the following are encoded in one genomic region:
- a CDS encoding ABC transporter permease yields the protein MDLIVTATAQGLLWGIMALGIFITYRILDLPDMTAEGSFPLGAAVCARLILSGVHPLLAALAAFIIGALAGFITGFLITKANMPGLLAGILTMTGLYSINLRIMNRANLSLLGKQKITDLLSRYNLPPQFDTIFMGILLTVLIITALVLFFKTELGQAVIATGDNEKMARSLGISTNRTKILGLMLSNGIVAAAGALIAQDNGYADISMGIGTIVIGLASVIIGEVIFGNLSFANRLICVILGAIIYRFIIMFVLLVGLQPNDLKLISAIILAFCLALPSLRNKLNLNFFNKKEVL from the coding sequence ATGGATTTAATTGTAACAGCAACAGCACAAGGTTTGTTATGGGGAATAATGGCTTTAGGCATTTTTATCACTTATCGGATTCTAGATTTACCGGATATGACAGCAGAAGGGTCTTTTCCTTTAGGAGCTGCTGTTTGTGCCCGATTGATCCTTTCAGGCGTTCATCCGCTGCTAGCAGCACTAGCAGCTTTTATTATTGGAGCTCTCGCGGGGTTCATTACTGGTTTTTTGATCACTAAAGCCAACATGCCAGGTCTATTAGCCGGTATTCTGACTATGACAGGACTTTATTCCATTAATTTACGCATAATGAACCGGGCGAATTTAAGCTTATTAGGCAAACAAAAAATAACGGACTTATTAAGTCGATACAACTTGCCGCCTCAGTTTGATACAATCTTTATGGGCATCCTTCTAACGGTCTTGATTATCACTGCACTAGTCCTTTTCTTTAAAACCGAACTAGGCCAAGCGGTGATTGCTACTGGAGATAACGAAAAAATGGCACGTTCATTAGGAATATCGACTAACCGTACAAAAATATTGGGTTTAATGTTGTCAAACGGAATCGTTGCTGCAGCAGGAGCTTTGATTGCACAAGACAATGGTTATGCAGATATTAGTATGGGGATTGGTACCATTGTTATCGGATTGGCTTCCGTTATCATTGGAGAGGTCATCTTCGGGAACTTATCTTTTGCCAATCGTTTGATTTGTGTGATTTTAGGCGCTATTATTTATCGCTTCATCATTATGTTTGTCTTGCTAGTAGGTCTACAACCAAACGATTTAAAACTGATTTCCGCCATTATTTTAGCTTTCTGTTTAGCTTTACCAAGTTTAAGAAACAAACTGAATTTAAACTTTTTCAATAAAAAGGAGGTTCTTTAA
- the thpR gene encoding RNA 2',3'-cyclic phosphodiesterase, producing the protein MEKEIRDSNSNSFNKRVFIGLEMDQVKEELTDIQNQLRPYTEKGKFISKDNLHLTLQFIGEIKDSDLQPLKEMITASAETIEPFYLTFDHLGQFTKKKRQVIWTGIENNPTLFDLYTRLQQTFQENQRLKIKKTAFLPHITIGRKMLLTAPIKEIEPKLSWPKVNTVEVTKVVLYESKQINETLRYLPIFEQLL; encoded by the coding sequence ATGGAAAAAGAAATAAGAGACAGCAACAGTAATTCTTTCAATAAACGTGTTTTTATTGGACTTGAAATGGATCAAGTGAAAGAAGAATTGACGGACATACAAAATCAATTAAGACCTTATACTGAAAAAGGAAAATTTATTTCTAAGGATAATCTCCATTTGACCCTTCAGTTTATCGGAGAAATTAAAGATAGCGACTTGCAACCTTTAAAAGAGATGATTACTGCATCAGCCGAAACAATTGAGCCTTTTTACCTAACATTTGATCACCTGGGGCAATTTACAAAGAAGAAAAGACAAGTGATTTGGACAGGGATAGAGAATAACCCTACCTTATTTGATTTGTATACTCGGCTGCAACAGACTTTTCAAGAAAACCAACGGTTAAAAATAAAAAAAACAGCATTTTTGCCTCATATTACAATTGGAAGAAAAATGCTTCTAACTGCACCCATAAAAGAAATAGAACCAAAATTAAGCTGGCCAAAAGTCAATACTGTTGAAGTCACTAAGGTTGTTTTATACGAGAGCAAACAAATTAATGAAACATTGCGTTACTTGCCAATTTTTGAACAGCTATTGTGA
- a CDS encoding ABC transporter ATP-binding protein, which translates to MTTPAVLSLQNITKTFYPGTANQNQVLKGLNLEVQQGDFITIIGGNGAGKSTMLNSISGNFLIDQGSIKIEGKEITKLKEEQRAGMIGRVFQDPLMGTAPRMTVSENLSIAYRRGKRRTLRKGSSLKEREFFKEILSKLGLGLENRLDSEMGLLSGGQRQAIALLMATMKKPELLLLDEHTAALDPKTAKIVLDLTNKRISEEHLTALMITHNMQDALNYGNRLIMLDQGKVVVDVKGEEKNNLTVATVLNLFQVSTEESALSDEMILG; encoded by the coding sequence ATGACAACGCCCGCAGTCTTATCGCTTCAAAATATCACTAAAACATTTTATCCTGGAACAGCTAACCAAAACCAAGTTTTAAAAGGGCTAAATCTAGAAGTCCAACAAGGCGATTTTATAACGATCATTGGTGGAAACGGTGCTGGGAAATCAACTATGTTGAATAGTATTTCAGGAAACTTTTTAATTGATCAAGGTTCCATTAAAATCGAAGGCAAAGAGATCACTAAATTAAAAGAAGAACAACGCGCAGGAATGATCGGGCGGGTATTTCAAGATCCCTTGATGGGGACTGCGCCGCGTATGACGGTTAGCGAAAATTTGTCCATCGCTTATCGGCGCGGAAAGAGAAGAACGCTACGAAAAGGCAGCTCTCTAAAAGAAAGAGAGTTCTTCAAAGAAATTCTATCTAAATTGGGATTGGGTTTGGAAAATCGTTTGGACAGTGAAATGGGATTATTATCTGGTGGACAGCGTCAGGCTATAGCATTACTAATGGCTACTATGAAAAAACCAGAGTTGTTGTTATTGGACGAACATACTGCAGCGCTCGATCCTAAAACAGCAAAAATTGTTTTAGATTTGACAAATAAGCGGATTTCCGAAGAGCATCTAACGGCATTGATGATCACCCACAATATGCAAGATGCTTTAAATTATGGCAATCGTTTAATTATGTTGGATCAAGGAAAAGTAGTCGTGGATGTCAAAGGTGAAGAAAAAAACAATTTAACTGTCGCTACAGTTTTAAATTTATTCCAAGTTTCAACAGAAGAAAGTGCTCTTTCAGATGAAATGATACTGGGGTAA
- a CDS encoding YcjF family protein yields the protein MKNIEKNFTIVEDIINKTETEIKKMKPVNILLVGKTGVGKSTLINQVFRENLAKTGIGRPITKHLRRISKEGIPIVLYDTRGLELNLEVQKEVQKEIFSTISEGKQKNNEEKIHLVYYCINANSSRIEPLELELIKKLSEEVPVLVVLTQSIGEPAKELKTYIENLNLKIYGVINVMAKEFSISEELSIPAFGLKELIGRSFEIIPEEQKKAFNNAQQVDIDRKAKSARSWATKYIATSFGIGFVPIPFSDASVLVPMQVTLLAHITAIFGISMDKATIASLVAAIGGTGGATYAGKYIVSNVIKLIPGVGTIVGGLISGTTASIMTTALALSYIEVMTIIAKGEKEGKYPDLKNIEKLMRDKFEERLKKGKSVSSNNKELSENNLEQQKTKKKWWPWKKK from the coding sequence ATGAAAAATATAGAAAAGAACTTTACTATTGTAGAAGACATTATAAATAAGACCGAAACTGAAATTAAAAAAATGAAACCCGTCAATATATTGCTAGTCGGCAAGACGGGGGTAGGAAAGAGCACATTAATCAATCAAGTATTTCGTGAAAATTTAGCCAAAACCGGAATTGGCAGACCCATCACTAAACATTTAAGAAGAATTTCTAAAGAGGGGATACCCATTGTTTTATACGATACACGTGGATTAGAACTTAATCTTGAAGTTCAAAAAGAAGTTCAAAAAGAAATTTTTTCTACGATTTCTGAAGGAAAGCAAAAGAACAATGAAGAAAAAATTCATTTAGTTTACTATTGTATCAATGCTAATTCTTCTAGAATCGAACCGCTGGAATTAGAGTTGATTAAAAAGTTAAGTGAAGAAGTACCAGTATTAGTTGTTTTGACACAGTCCATTGGCGAGCCGGCAAAAGAACTTAAAACCTATATCGAAAATTTAAATTTAAAGATCTATGGTGTTATTAACGTCATGGCTAAAGAATTTTCTATTTCTGAAGAGCTTTCAATTCCTGCTTTTGGATTAAAAGAGTTAATTGGACGGAGTTTTGAAATTATTCCTGAAGAGCAAAAGAAAGCTTTTAACAATGCCCAACAAGTAGATATTGATCGTAAAGCAAAATCTGCTCGTAGTTGGGCGACCAAGTATATTGCCACTTCTTTTGGTATTGGTTTCGTTCCGATTCCTTTTTCAGATGCGTCTGTTTTAGTTCCGATGCAAGTAACATTGTTAGCTCATATCACTGCGATTTTTGGAATTTCAATGGATAAAGCTACTATAGCTAGTTTGGTAGCCGCTATCGGGGGAACTGGGGGAGCAACTTATGCTGGTAAGTACATTGTATCCAATGTCATCAAATTGATTCCAGGCGTTGGAACAATTGTTGGTGGACTGATCAGCGGCACAACGGCTTCAATTATGACTACAGCACTAGCATTGAGCTACATTGAGGTTATGACGATTATTGCTAAAGGAGAAAAAGAAGGAAAATACCCTGACTTAAAGAATATCGAAAAGTTAATGCGGGATAAATTTGAAGAACGGTTAAAAAAAGGGAAGTCAGTTTCAAGTAATAACAAAGAGCTTTCTGAAAATAACCTTGAACAACAAAAAACGAAGAAGAAATGGTGGCCATGGAAAAAGAAATAA
- a CDS encoding type 1 glutamine amidotransferase domain-containing protein, with protein sequence MTLKNKRILALVSDDFEDLELWYPVYRLREAGATVDLVGEKAKTVYTGKYGVPATSDYSFDEIKKEEYDGILVPGGWSPDKLRRYPAVLDFVRYFDQEKKPIGQICHAGWVLISAGILDGVNVTSTPGIKDDMTNAGATWHDVPAITDGHIISSRRPPDLPEYMQQYIAAFESGTK encoded by the coding sequence ATGACTTTAAAAAATAAAAGAATATTGGCTCTTGTCAGCGATGATTTTGAAGATTTAGAATTATGGTACCCTGTTTACCGGTTAAGAGAAGCAGGCGCAACGGTTGATTTAGTTGGTGAGAAAGCTAAGACCGTTTATACTGGAAAATATGGAGTTCCAGCAACATCTGATTATAGTTTTGATGAAATAAAAAAAGAAGAATATGATGGAATCTTGGTTCCTGGCGGTTGGTCCCCTGACAAACTAAGACGTTATCCCGCTGTTCTTGACTTCGTTCGTTATTTTGATCAAGAAAAGAAACCTATTGGCCAAATTTGTCACGCTGGCTGGGTATTGATTTCTGCTGGCATCTTAGATGGTGTCAATGTTACGAGTACACCAGGAATCAAAGATGATATGACGAATGCAGGTGCTACATGGCATGATGTTCCGGCAATTACAGATGGACACATCATTTCGAGTCGTAGACCGCCTGATCTTCCAGAGTACATGCAACAGTATATTGCGGCTTTTGAGAGCGGTACAAAGTAA
- a CDS encoding manganese-dependent inorganic pyrophosphatase has protein sequence MSKVLIFGHKNPDTDAIASAISFAYLQNQLGVEAEAVALGEVGEETRHALDYFKFEAPRVVETVANETDKVMLVDHNEFQQSVSDIRDVEILAVVDHHRIANFETANPLYYRAEPVGCTNTIMLKLYKENNIEIPAALAGLMLSAIVSDSLLFKSPTCTEEDIQAAKELAEIAKVDVNEYGLEMLKAGTDLSEKSAIELIDMDAKSFPMGDKQVRVAQVNVVDVNDVFSKQAELETAMLQTNEAEQYDLFVLVVTNILDSDSVVLAVGNPIEAVEEAFNVTLENNKAVLKGVVSRKKQIVPQLTAALTK, from the coding sequence ATGAGTAAAGTATTAATTTTTGGTCACAAAAATCCAGATACAGATGCGATCGCATCTGCTATTTCATTTGCTTATCTGCAAAATCAATTAGGGGTAGAAGCTGAGGCAGTAGCATTAGGAGAAGTAGGCGAAGAGACACGTCATGCCTTAGATTATTTTAAATTTGAAGCTCCGCGTGTTGTTGAAACAGTAGCAAATGAAACCGATAAAGTTATGTTAGTTGATCATAACGAATTTCAGCAAAGTGTGTCAGACATTCGCGATGTTGAGATCTTAGCAGTGGTCGATCACCACCGTATTGCTAATTTTGAGACCGCTAATCCTTTGTATTACCGTGCTGAACCTGTAGGGTGTACAAACACGATCATGTTGAAATTATACAAAGAAAACAATATTGAAATACCTGCAGCATTGGCGGGGTTGATGTTATCAGCTATCGTATCAGATAGCTTATTATTCAAATCGCCAACGTGTACAGAAGAAGACATCCAAGCAGCTAAAGAGCTTGCAGAAATTGCGAAAGTCGATGTTAATGAGTATGGCTTAGAAATGTTAAAAGCTGGTACTGATTTAAGTGAGAAATCAGCAATTGAACTGATTGATATGGACGCTAAAAGTTTTCCAATGGGAGATAAACAAGTTCGAGTAGCTCAAGTGAATGTTGTTGATGTAAACGACGTATTCTCTAAACAAGCTGAATTAGAAACAGCCATGTTACAAACCAACGAAGCAGAACAATATGATTTGTTTGTTTTAGTGGTAACCAATATTTTAGATAGCGATTCAGTTGTGTTGGCTGTAGGAAATCCTATTGAAGCTGTAGAAGAAGCTTTCAATGTTACATTAGAAAACAACAAAGCTGTATTAAAAGGAGTGGTTTCACGTAAGAAACAAATCGTGCCACAATTAACAGCAGCGTTAACGAAATAA
- a CDS encoding YrrS family protein, protein MKKPTKPTRANKFEKNRKIARIITLIISVTLILMLVIFGAWLLGGNNSASNESMKELSSSMNMTTSSTEKPEMESESSLASESSASEEETKEESEAVETEETTPSDDNVLSAVTGDWKPIGTQQEGEHATNYDTGSQDRNEIKQAAAYATGLDASDMIEWRIENDGDQKVLATVSDSNQTETYRIYLSWVDNQGWQPTKVEQLKVNDKN, encoded by the coding sequence ATGAAAAAACCAACTAAACCTACACGTGCAAATAAATTCGAAAAAAATCGGAAAATTGCTAGAATCATTACCCTGATTATTAGCGTTACGCTTATTCTTATGCTGGTTATTTTTGGCGCTTGGTTATTGGGCGGCAATAATTCAGCTTCAAACGAATCTATGAAAGAACTGTCAAGCAGTATGAACATGACCACTTCTTCGACAGAAAAGCCAGAAATGGAGTCGGAAAGCAGCCTTGCTTCAGAAAGTTCTGCTTCAGAAGAAGAAACCAAAGAAGAGTCAGAGGCCGTTGAAACAGAAGAAACAACGCCTTCTGATGATAATGTCCTATCAGCTGTTACAGGGGATTGGAAACCAATCGGTACTCAACAAGAAGGGGAACATGCTACTAATTACGATACTGGTTCTCAAGACCGGAATGAAATAAAACAAGCTGCTGCTTATGCTACAGGATTGGACGCTTCCGATATGATCGAATGGCGCATAGAAAATGACGGAGATCAAAAAGTTCTTGCAACGGTTTCGGATAGCAATCAAACTGAAACTTACCGCATTTATCTGTCTTGGGTCGATAATCAAGGATGGCAACCAACAAAAGTTGAACAATTAAAAGTAAACGATAAAAACTAA
- the ypfJ gene encoding KPN_02809 family neutral zinc metallopeptidase, whose amino-acid sequence MRWKDRRKSSNIEDRRGSSISGGTLVGGGISGLIILLVFTFLGGGDLGDFLTNTASQIGGNTATAPYQETETEGERADFVSVVLADTEDVWSSVFQEYGYTYEEPTLVLFSDSVQSACGVAGSSTGPFYCPADANVYIDLSFYDELSQQFDAPGDFAMAYVVAHEVGHHVQTQLGITDQLAELRGKISESEYNQYQVRFELQADYLAGVWANHAQSLGYLEEGDYEEAINAASAVGDDRIQLQAQGYIVPESFTHGTSQQRMSWFKRGFESGNLEDGDTFSEGDSFDLP is encoded by the coding sequence ATGCGGTGGAAAGACAGAAGAAAAAGCAGCAACATCGAAGATAGAAGAGGAAGCAGCATTAGCGGTGGTACACTTGTAGGCGGAGGCATCAGCGGTCTCATCATTTTATTGGTATTCACTTTTTTAGGAGGCGGTGATTTAGGTGATTTCCTTACTAACACTGCATCGCAAATAGGCGGAAATACTGCCACTGCCCCTTACCAAGAAACGGAAACAGAAGGCGAAAGAGCAGATTTCGTATCTGTTGTACTTGCAGATACAGAAGACGTATGGTCGAGTGTTTTTCAAGAATATGGGTATACTTATGAAGAACCTACTTTAGTTCTTTTTTCTGATTCTGTTCAATCTGCCTGTGGAGTAGCGGGTTCTTCAACAGGACCATTTTATTGTCCGGCAGATGCTAATGTATATATTGATTTAAGCTTCTATGACGAATTAAGTCAACAGTTTGATGCCCCTGGCGATTTCGCCATGGCTTATGTCGTTGCTCATGAAGTAGGACACCATGTTCAAACACAACTTGGCATAACCGATCAGCTAGCTGAGTTGCGTGGAAAGATAAGCGAAAGTGAATACAATCAGTATCAAGTACGTTTTGAATTACAAGCAGATTATTTAGCAGGGGTTTGGGCAAACCACGCTCAGAGCCTAGGCTATTTAGAAGAGGGCGATTACGAAGAAGCTATCAACGCAGCCAGTGCTGTAGGGGATGATCGTATTCAATTACAAGCACAAGGATATATTGTCCCTGAAAGTTTTACCCACGGGACTTCTCAGCAAAGAATGAGTTGGTTTAAACGAGGATTTGAATCTGGAAACCTGGAAGACGGTGACACTTTTAGCGAAGGAGATTCTTTTGATCTTCCTTAA
- a CDS encoding MarR family winged helix-turn-helix transcriptional regulator, giving the protein MADSISVHELMGELNLFQHKYASIEQSMLKKNQLNRSAFFIMQQLIEQPLTLTELVHITSLNKSTLSRQVNDLAEKGWVTKTPEKDKRFIQLMLSKEAKQKVHTVQFEIEHQLTQVFSSWPDEEKQLLIILIRRINRKIELVVN; this is encoded by the coding sequence ATGGCTGACTCTATTTCTGTACATGAATTGATGGGAGAGCTCAATCTCTTCCAGCATAAATATGCTTCCATTGAGCAGTCGATGCTCAAAAAAAACCAGCTTAACCGTTCTGCTTTTTTTATTATGCAACAGCTTATTGAACAACCACTAACGCTAACAGAATTGGTTCATATCACTTCATTAAATAAATCTACTTTAAGCAGGCAAGTAAATGACTTAGCCGAAAAAGGATGGGTTACAAAAACGCCCGAAAAAGACAAGCGGTTCATTCAGTTGATGCTTTCAAAAGAAGCTAAACAAAAAGTTCATACCGTTCAATTTGAAATCGAACATCAATTGACCCAAGTTTTCAGTTCTTGGCCAGATGAAGAAAAACAATTATTGATTATTTTGATTAGGCGTATCAATCGAAAAATTGAATTAGTGGTAAACTAA
- a CDS encoding LysR family transcriptional regulator, with protein MDQKKVSIFSSKTLDYFLQLAETMNYTKAAHILGISQPALTQQIKKIERSIDAPLFYSIGKKLYMTEAGQTMLRTTHSIYTILNNASNEIQKTTNSNQGDVKLGLLSSIEDKIFMQFIMYYFKENPGIKVTLYMLTRDEIWHKLENNKIDLAIMYLPDQKIVNWKPYSSRKIIDEELLFLHHKEELADQETIMLSQTTNHPWSVYPDTYYINDLLRETFKNQLSDWPSISGFFTTPEQLYEFSEATKSFTALPKSFVRANQDKMSARALSFEPPIVFQLSFVYRHDKELIPRIKHFLEDFDHYLKEVDYSTRLKT; from the coding sequence ATGGATCAGAAAAAGGTATCTATTTTTTCTTCAAAAACATTGGATTACTTTTTGCAGCTAGCTGAAACCATGAACTACACAAAAGCAGCTCACATTTTAGGGATCTCACAACCAGCCTTAACCCAACAAATTAAAAAGATTGAGCGCTCAATTGATGCGCCGTTATTCTATTCTATTGGAAAAAAGTTATATATGACTGAAGCAGGGCAGACTATGCTGCGGACAACGCACTCTATTTATACGATCTTAAATAATGCCTCTAACGAGATACAAAAAACAACGAATTCTAACCAAGGCGATGTTAAGTTAGGCTTATTGTCTTCTATTGAAGATAAAATATTTATGCAGTTTATCATGTATTATTTTAAGGAAAATCCCGGAATCAAAGTAACGCTTTATATGCTGACTCGTGACGAAATCTGGCATAAATTAGAAAACAACAAAATCGATTTAGCCATTATGTATTTACCCGATCAAAAGATAGTAAATTGGAAACCATATTCTTCACGAAAAATTATTGATGAAGAACTGCTTTTTTTACACCATAAAGAAGAATTGGCTGATCAAGAAACCATCATGTTAAGTCAAACGACCAATCATCCATGGTCCGTTTATCCTGATACATATTATATCAATGATTTACTTCGTGAGACCTTTAAAAACCAGTTGTCTGACTGGCCTTCAATTTCTGGCTTTTTTACGACCCCGGAACAATTGTATGAATTTAGCGAAGCTACAAAAAGCTTTACTGCATTGCCTAAATCATTTGTACGTGCCAATCAAGATAAAATGTCTGCTAGAGCATTATCGTTCGAACCGCCCATCGTTTTTCAATTATCTTTTGTTTACCGACATGATAAAGAGTTGATTCCGCGAATCAAACATTTTTTAGAAGATTTTGATCATTATTTAAAAGAAGTAGATTATTCTACTAGACTAAAAACCTAA
- a CDS encoding LD-carboxypeptidase, translating into MLKKGEEIGLICCSNGKPPKEKAHIKQLVYLLEQQYDLNVCLASTIYQKKNTVFSGTPQERGEALMLFYTDPSIKMIFDLSGGDVANEILPYLDYEAINKANKPFVGYSDLTVILNAIYAQTSCIGYNYQVLHLLEVEKQQEHSRKTFIEPVSLIAFHYCWLTSPIPVTGIAVGGNIRFFLKLAGTPYWPEITNKILFLEANGGKIEKIAAYFAQLDQTGAFKNCGAILLGQFTTIQAEKQTEQLDELIRFYAEQYAKPVLKTEQIGHSTDSLPFPIGKELSFV; encoded by the coding sequence GTGTTGAAAAAGGGTGAGGAAATTGGATTGATCTGCTGTTCTAACGGGAAACCTCCTAAAGAAAAAGCTCACATCAAACAATTGGTTTATTTATTAGAGCAACAGTATGATTTAAACGTTTGTTTAGCATCGACTATTTATCAAAAAAAGAATACGGTTTTTAGCGGTACTCCTCAAGAACGAGGCGAAGCTTTAATGTTATTTTATACTGATCCTTCGATAAAAATGATTTTTGATTTATCTGGTGGTGACGTAGCTAATGAGATTCTTCCTTATCTTGACTATGAAGCTATAAATAAGGCCAACAAGCCATTTGTTGGATACAGCGACTTAACGGTCATCTTGAACGCTATCTACGCTCAGACAAGCTGTATAGGCTACAATTACCAGGTTTTACATCTTCTTGAAGTGGAAAAGCAACAAGAGCATTCTCGAAAAACTTTTATAGAACCTGTTTCTTTGATAGCATTTCATTATTGCTGGCTCACGTCTCCTATTCCTGTGACTGGTATTGCTGTCGGAGGCAATATCCGCTTCTTTTTGAAACTTGCCGGAACGCCCTATTGGCCAGAAATTACCAATAAAATCTTGTTTTTAGAAGCTAATGGTGGAAAGATAGAAAAAATTGCTGCTTATTTTGCTCAGCTAGATCAAACAGGAGCATTTAAAAATTGCGGTGCTATTTTATTGGGCCAGTTCACAACCATCCAAGCTGAAAAACAAACGGAACAGTTAGATGAATTGATTCGATTCTACGCGGAACAGTATGCCAAACCGGTACTTAAAACAGAGCAAATTGGACACTCAACCGATTCACTGCCTTTTCCGATAGGTAAAGAACTTTCTTTCGTTTAA
- a CDS encoding diaminopimelate dehydrogenase translates to MTNKIRIGLVGYGNIGKGVELALEEFPDMEGIAVFTRRNPEDLDSKLKAISLDHILDYQEDLDVLILCGGSATDLPGQGPALAKHFSTIDSYDNHNQIPEYFETMDQSAKAGKNISIISVGWDPGLFSLNRAVFESILPAGETYTFWGKGLSQGHSDAIRRIDGVKFGVQYTIPVETALEEVRSGSNPTLSTREKHKRVCYVVAEAGSDQNLIEETIKTMPDYFEPYDTTVHFIDEKTFKEEHQKMPHGGFVIRTATSATGNKQKAEFQLELESNAEFTSSILVAYARAAYKFKKDGKSGALSVLDVPPAYLSPKSAAQLRKELL, encoded by the coding sequence ATGACAAACAAAATTCGTATCGGCTTAGTCGGGTATGGAAACATCGGAAAAGGCGTAGAATTAGCGCTTGAAGAGTTTCCAGACATGGAAGGAATTGCCGTCTTTACCAGACGAAATCCTGAAGATCTCGATTCTAAACTTAAAGCCATCAGTTTGGATCATATTTTAGACTACCAAGAAGATTTGGATGTCTTGATTTTATGTGGAGGTTCAGCGACAGACTTGCCAGGACAAGGGCCAGCTTTAGCCAAACATTTTTCAACCATTGATAGTTACGATAACCATAATCAAATTCCAGAATATTTTGAAACAATGGATCAATCAGCAAAAGCTGGTAAAAATATCAGCATTATTTCAGTTGGCTGGGATCCGGGTTTGTTTTCATTAAACCGTGCAGTATTTGAATCAATCTTACCTGCTGGAGAAACATATACGTTCTGGGGGAAAGGTTTAAGTCAAGGCCACTCAGATGCTATCCGTCGTATTGATGGTGTTAAATTTGGCGTGCAATACACTATTCCAGTTGAAACAGCTCTGGAAGAAGTTAGAAGCGGCTCAAACCCGACACTTTCTACTCGAGAAAAACATAAACGCGTTTGTTATGTAGTTGCTGAAGCAGGTTCAGATCAAAACCTCATTGAAGAAACGATTAAAACCATGCCAGATTATTTTGAACCATATGATACGACCGTTCACTTTATTGATGAAAAAACATTTAAAGAAGAACACCAAAAAATGCCCCATGGCGGGTTTGTTATTCGGACAGCAACGTCAGCTACTGGAAACAAACAAAAAGCCGAGTTTCAATTAGAACTTGAAAGTAATGCTGAATTTACTTCATCTATTCTAGTTGCCTATGCTCGCGCAGCTTATAAATTTAAAAAAGATGGCAAATCTGGTGCATTAAGTGTACTCGATGTTCCGCCTGCTTATCTTTCTCCTAAATCTGCAGCACAATTAAGAAAAGAGCTGCTTTAA
- a CDS encoding ECF transporter S component: MYQNKRKAYHTAILGILSAIIIIQNFVPLLGYIPIPPLNPTIIHITVIVAALTLGTKDGMIIGGVWGVSRLIKAFIAPASPLDLLLFTNPIISIVPRILVGFVAGYVYHLFKQKKGKDSLGMVVSSVFASLTNTVLVLFFIYVFYKDDYATALNVDVANLAKALGAIVLTNGIAEAVAAAIIAPIVARPLKRFRTN, encoded by the coding sequence ATGTATCAAAACAAAAGAAAGGCTTATCATACGGCTATCTTAGGGATTTTATCAGCCATCATTATCATTCAAAACTTTGTGCCTCTATTAGGGTATATTCCGATCCCACCGTTAAATCCAACAATTATTCATATTACAGTAATTGTCGCCGCTCTAACACTCGGCACAAAAGACGGGATGATCATCGGCGGGGTGTGGGGTGTCAGCCGCTTAATAAAAGCTTTTATCGCTCCAGCTTCACCTTTAGACTTGTTGCTGTTTACTAATCCCATCATTTCTATTGTCCCACGTATTCTTGTCGGTTTTGTTGCAGGATATGTTTACCATTTGTTTAAGCAGAAAAAAGGGAAGGACTCTTTGGGAATGGTCGTTTCTTCGGTATTTGCTTCTTTGACAAATACCGTTTTAGTCTTATTTTTCATTTATGTGTTTTATAAAGACGATTACGCAACGGCTTTAAATGTGGATGTGGCCAATCTTGCCAAAGCGTTAGGTGCAATCGTGCTGACCAACGGTATTGCAGAAGCTGTTGCTGCAGCAATTATCGCACCTATTGTAGCTAGACCGTTAAAACGGTTTAGAACAAACTAA